Proteins from one Gorilla gorilla gorilla isolate KB3781 chromosome Y, NHGRI_mGorGor1-v2.1_pri, whole genome shotgun sequence genomic window:
- the LOC129530238 gene encoding RNA-binding motif protein, Y chromosome, family 1 member F/J-like isoform X1, with product MVEADHPGKLFIGGLNRETNEKMLKAVFGKHGPISEVLLIKDQTSKSRGFAFITFENPADAKNAAKDMNGKSLDGKAIKVEQAKKPSFQSGGRRRPPASSRNRSPSRSLRSARGSSGGKRGWLPSHEGHLDDGGYTPDLKMSYSRGLIPVKRGPSSRSGGPPPKKSAPSAVASSNSGMGSQGPMSQRRENYGVPPRRATVSSWRNDHMSPGDDGYATNDGNHPSCQETRDYAPPSRGYAYRDNGHSNRDEHSSRDYRNHRSSRETRDYAPPSRGHAYRDYGHSRRYESYSRGYRNHPSSRETRDYTSPPRDYAYRDYGHSSWDEHSSRGYSYHDGYGEALGRDHSEHLSGSSYRDAFPRYGTSHGAPPARGPRMSYGGSTCHAYSNTRDRYGRSWESYSRSCGDFHYCDREHVCRKDQRNPPSLGRVLPDPREAYGSSSYVASIADGGERRSEKGDSSRY from the exons ATGGTAGAAGCAGATCATCCTGGCAAGCTTTTCATTGGTGGCCTCAATAGAGAAACCAATGAGAAGATGCTTAAAGCAGTGTTTGGGAAACATGGTCCCATATCAGAAG ttcttttgatAAAGGATCAAACCAGCAAATCCAGAGGCTTTGCCTTTATTACTTTTGAGAACCCTGCAGATGCTAAGAATGCTGCCAAAGATATGAATGGAAAG TCTTTGGATGGAAAAGCAATAAAAGTAGAACAAGCCAAGAAACCATCTTTTCAAAGTGGTGGTAGGCGGAGACCACCAGCTTCTTCGAGAAACAGAAGCCCTTCAAGAAGTCTGAGATCTGCAAGAGGAAGCAGTGGAGGAAAAAGAGGGTGGCTTCCCTCACATGAAGGACACCTgg atgatggtggatACACTCCTGATCTCAAGATGAGTTATTCTAGGGGACTCATTCCAGTTAAAAGGGGTCCATCTTCAAGAAGTGGAGGTCCTCCTCCGAAAAAATCTGCTCCTTCTGCTGTGGCAAGTAGCAATAGTGGGATGGGAAGCCAAG GTCCCATGTCACAAAGAAGAGAGAATTATGGAGTTCCTCCACGCAGAGCGACAGTATCTTCCTGGAGAAATGATCATATGTCACCAGGAGATGATGGTTATGCAACTAACGATgg AAATCATCCAAGTTGCCAAGAAACGAGGGATTATGCTCCACCATCTAGAGGCTATGCATACCGTGATAATGGTCATTCTAATCGGGATGAACATTCCTCTAGAGATTATAG AAATCATCGAAGTTCCCGAGAAACTAGGGATTATGCTCCACCATCTAGAGGCCATGCATACCGTGATTATGGTCATTCTCGACGGTATGAAAGTTATTCTAGAGGATATAG AAATCATCCAAGTTCCCGAGAAACCAGGGATTATACTTCACCACCTAGAGACTATGCATACCGTGATTATGGTCATTCTAGTTGGGATGAACATTCCTCTAGAGGATATAG ttATCATGATGGCTACGGTGAGGCCCTTGGTAGAGATCATTCTGAACATCTAAGTGGAAGTTCTTATAGAGATGCATTTCCGAGATACG GGACCTCTCATGGTGCACCACCTGCACGAGGACCTCGGATGTCTTATGGTGGAAGCACCTGCCATGCATATAGTAATACACGAGATAGATATGGCAGAAGTTGGGAGAGTTACTCAAGGAGCTGTGGTGATTTTCATTATTGTGATCGTGAGCATGTTTGCAGAAAAGACCAAAGGAATCCGCCTTCTCTGGGTAGGGTGCTCCCTGATCCTCGTGAAGCATATGGTAGCTCAAGTTATGTGGCATCTATAGCAGATGGTGGGGAGCGTCGATCTGAAAAAGGAGACTCGAGCAGATATTAA
- the LOC129530238 gene encoding RNA-binding motif protein, Y chromosome, family 1 member F/J-like isoform X2, giving the protein MRRCLKQCLGNMVPYQKDQTSKSRGFAFITFENPADAKNAAKDMNGKSLDGKAIKVEQAKKPSFQSGGRRRPPASSRNRSPSRSLRSARGSSGGKRGWLPSHEGHLDDGGYTPDLKMSYSRGLIPVKRGPSSRSGGPPPKKSAPSAVASSNSGMGSQGPMSQRRENYGVPPRRATVSSWRNDHMSPGDDGYATNDGNHPSCQETRDYAPPSRGYAYRDNGHSNRDEHSSRDYRNHRSSRETRDYAPPSRGHAYRDYGHSRRYESYSRGYRNHPSSRETRDYTSPPRDYAYRDYGHSSWDEHSSRGYSYHDGYGEALGRDHSEHLSGSSYRDAFPRYGTSHGAPPARGPRMSYGGSTCHAYSNTRDRYGRSWESYSRSCGDFHYCDREHVCRKDQRNPPSLGRVLPDPREAYGSSSYVASIADGGERRSEKGDSSRY; this is encoded by the exons ATGAGAAGATGCTTAAAGCAGTGTTTGGGAAACATGGTCCCATATCAGAAG GATCAAACCAGCAAATCCAGAGGCTTTGCCTTTATTACTTTTGAGAACCCTGCAGATGCTAAGAATGCTGCCAAAGATATGAATGGAAAG TCTTTGGATGGAAAAGCAATAAAAGTAGAACAAGCCAAGAAACCATCTTTTCAAAGTGGTGGTAGGCGGAGACCACCAGCTTCTTCGAGAAACAGAAGCCCTTCAAGAAGTCTGAGATCTGCAAGAGGAAGCAGTGGAGGAAAAAGAGGGTGGCTTCCCTCACATGAAGGACACCTgg atgatggtggatACACTCCTGATCTCAAGATGAGTTATTCTAGGGGACTCATTCCAGTTAAAAGGGGTCCATCTTCAAGAAGTGGAGGTCCTCCTCCGAAAAAATCTGCTCCTTCTGCTGTGGCAAGTAGCAATAGTGGGATGGGAAGCCAAG GTCCCATGTCACAAAGAAGAGAGAATTATGGAGTTCCTCCACGCAGAGCGACAGTATCTTCCTGGAGAAATGATCATATGTCACCAGGAGATGATGGTTATGCAACTAACGATgg AAATCATCCAAGTTGCCAAGAAACGAGGGATTATGCTCCACCATCTAGAGGCTATGCATACCGTGATAATGGTCATTCTAATCGGGATGAACATTCCTCTAGAGATTATAG AAATCATCGAAGTTCCCGAGAAACTAGGGATTATGCTCCACCATCTAGAGGCCATGCATACCGTGATTATGGTCATTCTCGACGGTATGAAAGTTATTCTAGAGGATATAG AAATCATCCAAGTTCCCGAGAAACCAGGGATTATACTTCACCACCTAGAGACTATGCATACCGTGATTATGGTCATTCTAGTTGGGATGAACATTCCTCTAGAGGATATAG ttATCATGATGGCTACGGTGAGGCCCTTGGTAGAGATCATTCTGAACATCTAAGTGGAAGTTCTTATAGAGATGCATTTCCGAGATACG GGACCTCTCATGGTGCACCACCTGCACGAGGACCTCGGATGTCTTATGGTGGAAGCACCTGCCATGCATATAGTAATACACGAGATAGATATGGCAGAAGTTGGGAGAGTTACTCAAGGAGCTGTGGTGATTTTCATTATTGTGATCGTGAGCATGTTTGCAGAAAAGACCAAAGGAATCCGCCTTCTCTGGGTAGGGTGCTCCCTGATCCTCGTGAAGCATATGGTAGCTCAAGTTATGTGGCATCTATAGCAGATGGTGGGGAGCGTCGATCTGAAAAAGGAGACTCGAGCAGATATTAA